The following coding sequences lie in one Peribacillus frigoritolerans genomic window:
- a CDS encoding YceI family protein, which produces MTNTKWSVDPTHSAIEFSVKHMMIAKVKGSFNKFEANILANPLDLTTAEIDFTVDVASIDTRNADRDNHLRSADFFDVEKNPTLTFKSTKIVKTDEDEYDVTGNVTLNGITQEETFSITFEGQGKDPWGNEKAGFSGKGKVKRSDYGLTYNAALETGGVLIGDQITLTIEIEVSKEA; this is translated from the coding sequence ATGACAAATACAAAATGGTCAGTCGACCCGACTCACAGTGCTATTGAATTTTCCGTAAAACATATGATGATCGCTAAAGTAAAAGGAAGTTTTAATAAGTTCGAAGCAAACATTCTAGCAAACCCATTGGATCTAACAACTGCAGAAATCGATTTTACCGTTGATGTGGCCAGTATTGACACACGCAATGCAGACCGGGATAATCACTTGCGTTCCGCTGACTTCTTTGATGTAGAAAAAAATCCTACATTAACATTCAAATCAACAAAAATTGTGAAAACGGATGAAGATGAATACGATGTAACTGGAAATGTGACTCTTAATGGAATCACACAAGAAGAAACTTTCAGCATCACCTTCGAAGGCCAAGGAAAAGATCCATGGGGAAATGAAAAAGCAGGCTTTAGCGGAAAAGGTAAAGTCAAACGCAGTGATTATGGTTTAACCTATAACGCGGCTTTAGAAACAGGCGGCGTACTGATCGGCGATCAAATCACGCTTACCATCGAAATCGAAGTTTCTAAAGAAGCTTAA
- a CDS encoding MMPL family transporter, whose protein sequence is MDESILGRLGRMMTGKISRWVVIAVWIIAAIGLTITLPAVNDRTANNAADLPEDSPSVVADELIKEEFPNSSGIPALLTWHREGGLTEADLAEIQYLSKELSDNPLTQQSFLPPLHEIPLPALQGSVSEDGTTFVQPLFFKEKTETEILEKNLESINETVSERIGSDPFKVPTDSDELSLRVTGPVGISVDATGLFSGADFKLLLATVILVLVVLLLIYRSPLLAIIPLIGVGFAYIVTSPILGFMADHGWITVDSQAISIMTVLLFGAGTDYCLFLISHYRSELRNHESKRKAMISAFKDSSGAIAMSGLTIVISLLTLLVAKYGAYHRFAVPFSLSILIMMMAALTLVPALLSVFGRASFYPIVPRTPEMEETRAKKKGKAVKKHKEGRIGNWIGHIVTTKPWTVILTCLIIFSVLAGYSSQIKYSYDILSSFPEDMNSREGYSVISDSYSPGELAPATVVVDTDGEDIDLAQAIEGMNIVESVADPVTSKSNEDLQSYEVKFNINPYDIEAIDSIPEIRTIAEKELKAANISSVEDKVWIGGQTATQFDKRDTVKADEFMIIPIIIVLISLLLLAYLRSVTAMVYLMGTVILSFFAAMGLGWIILHYFMGVDAIEGTIPLYSFVFLVALGEDYNIFMVSSIWRKKETMPIKQAIRKGVAETSGVITSAGIILAATFSVLATLPIQVLVQFGLITALGVLMDTFIVRPFLVPAITSLLGRRAFWPSKVTDQEEKEHAN, encoded by the coding sequence TTGGACGAATCAATATTAGGAAGACTTGGCAGGATGATGACGGGAAAAATCAGTCGTTGGGTTGTCATTGCTGTATGGATAATTGCAGCAATCGGATTAACCATCACATTGCCTGCCGTTAATGATCGAACAGCAAATAATGCCGCTGACTTGCCTGAAGACTCACCTTCCGTCGTGGCTGATGAACTTATTAAAGAAGAGTTTCCAAATTCCTCTGGAATACCTGCCCTGCTTACATGGCATCGGGAGGGTGGACTGACAGAGGCCGACTTGGCCGAAATCCAGTACCTTTCCAAGGAACTGTCAGATAACCCATTGACGCAGCAATCTTTTTTACCGCCGCTTCATGAAATTCCGTTGCCTGCTCTTCAAGGATCGGTTTCTGAAGATGGAACGACTTTCGTACAGCCGCTTTTCTTTAAAGAAAAGACCGAGACTGAAATTCTTGAAAAAAATCTTGAAAGCATTAATGAAACAGTATCGGAACGCATTGGATCGGACCCATTCAAGGTCCCGACAGATTCAGATGAATTATCACTTCGAGTGACAGGCCCTGTAGGGATATCCGTCGATGCAACGGGATTATTTTCGGGTGCTGATTTTAAATTGCTATTAGCGACCGTAATACTTGTACTTGTCGTATTATTACTCATTTACCGTTCCCCGCTTTTAGCAATCATTCCTTTAATCGGAGTAGGCTTCGCCTATATTGTCACAAGCCCGATCCTTGGATTCATGGCAGATCATGGTTGGATCACAGTCGATTCACAGGCCATTTCGATCATGACCGTATTATTATTCGGTGCCGGAACGGATTATTGTCTATTTTTAATTTCTCACTACAGAAGTGAATTAAGAAATCATGAAAGCAAACGGAAAGCCATGATCTCTGCATTCAAAGATTCATCAGGCGCCATTGCGATGAGCGGCCTTACGATCGTCATCTCGCTGCTAACATTGCTTGTAGCGAAATACGGAGCCTACCACCGTTTCGCTGTACCATTCAGCTTGTCGATTTTAATCATGATGATGGCAGCTTTAACACTTGTACCGGCATTGCTTTCTGTATTCGGAAGGGCTTCCTTCTACCCAATCGTTCCGCGTACACCAGAAATGGAAGAAACACGGGCCAAGAAAAAGGGAAAAGCCGTCAAAAAGCATAAAGAAGGCCGCATCGGTAACTGGATTGGTCATATCGTCACAACCAAGCCATGGACCGTCATTCTTACATGCTTGATCATCTTCAGTGTATTAGCTGGATATTCTTCACAAATAAAATATTCATATGATATTCTCTCTTCCTTTCCTGAAGATATGAACTCCCGTGAAGGCTATTCTGTCATTTCCGACTCGTACTCACCGGGCGAACTGGCACCAGCCACAGTGGTTGTCGACACGGATGGTGAAGATATCGATTTAGCCCAGGCAATTGAAGGAATGAATATTGTTGAAAGTGTGGCCGATCCGGTCACAAGTAAATCCAATGAAGATCTGCAATCCTATGAGGTCAAATTCAACATCAACCCATATGATATCGAGGCAATTGATTCCATTCCGGAAATCCGCACAATTGCGGAGAAAGAATTGAAGGCCGCCAATATATCTTCCGTCGAAGATAAGGTTTGGATTGGCGGGCAAACTGCGACGCAATTCGATAAAAGGGATACCGTAAAAGCCGATGAATTCATGATCATCCCGATCATCATCGTCCTGATTTCCTTGCTTCTTTTAGCCTACTTGCGATCTGTGACAGCAATGGTGTATTTAATGGGGACAGTCATTCTCTCATTCTTTGCAGCTATGGGCTTAGGTTGGATAATCCTGCACTATTTCATGGGTGTCGATGCCATAGAGGGGACGATTCCACTTTATTCTTTCGTATTCCTTGTTGCACTTGGAGAAGACTATAACATTTTCATGGTTTCAAGTATTTGGCGTAAGAAAGAAACGATGCCAATCAAGCAGGCCATCAGAAAAGGCGTTGCCGAAACTAGCGGTGTCATCACTTCCGCCGGAATAATCCTGGCAGCCACTTTTTCCGTTCTAGCCACACTTCCGATTCAAGTATTGGTTCAATTCGGGCTCATTACTGCTCTTGGTGTGTTAATGGACACATTCATTGTGCGACCGTTCCTTGTTCCTGCGATCACCTCCCTGCTTGGCCGCCGTGCCTTTTGGCCAAGTAAAGTGACCGATCAAGAAGAGAAAGAACATGCCAATTAA
- the uvrA gene encoding excinuclease ABC subunit UvrA, which produces MAMDKIVIKGARANNLKNIDITIPRDKLVVLTGLSGSGKSSLAFDTIYAEGQRRYVESLSAYARQFLGQVDKPDVDAIEGLSPAISIDQKTTSRNPRSTVGTVTEIYDYLRLLFARVGRPTCPIHNIEITSQTIEQMVDRILDYPERTKLQVLAPLVSGRKGTHAKVLEEVKKQGYVRIRVNGEMHDLSDEITLEKNKKHSIEVIIDRIVIKEGIMARLADSLESALQLGEGKVIIDVMGEEELLFSEHHACPYCGFSIEELEPRMFSFNSPFGACPDCDGLGARLEVDRDLVIPNNELSLRQHAIAPWEPTSSQYYPQLLEAVANHYGIDMDVPVKDLPEEKMDKVLLGSGKDKIYFRYKNDFGRVQEGYIPFEGVLRNIERRFKETSSDFIREQMQKYMSEHHCPSCKGHRLKKESLSVLIQGVHISETTALSVEDALVFFDKLDLTEKEAAIARLILREIRERLGFLANVGLEYLTLSRAAGTLSGGEAQRIRLATQIGSRLTGVLYILDEPSIGLHQRDNDRLIETLKNMREIGNTLIVVEHDEDTMIAADYLIDVGPGAGAHGGEIVAAGTPEEVMNNPKSLTGQYLAGKKFIPLPLERRKNDGRVIEIKGAKENNLKNVNVKFPLGVFTAVTGVSGSGKSTLVNEILHKSLAQKLNRAKARPGDFREIKGIEHLDKVIDIDQSPIGRTPRSNPATYTGVFDDVRDVFASTNEAKIRGYKKGRFSFNVKGGRCEACRGDGIIKIEMHFLPDVYVPCEICHGKRYNRETLEVKYKGKNISDILDMTVEEGVSFFENIPKIKRKLQTIYDVGLGYIKLGQPATTLSGGEAQRVKLASELHRRSTGRSFYILDEPTTGLHVHDIARLLQVLQRLVDNGDTVLVIEHNLDVIKTADHIIDLGPEGGDKGGTIVTYGTPEKICEVSESYTGKYLKPVLTRDQIRMENWIEEKETEHEHA; this is translated from the coding sequence ATGGCAATGGATAAAATTGTGATAAAAGGCGCCAGGGCCAACAATTTAAAGAATATTGATATCACGATACCGAGAGACAAACTTGTTGTGCTGACCGGATTATCCGGATCTGGGAAGTCTTCCTTGGCTTTTGATACGATTTATGCAGAAGGGCAAAGACGTTATGTAGAATCACTGTCCGCTTATGCTCGTCAATTCTTAGGCCAAGTGGATAAACCGGATGTCGATGCGATCGAAGGTTTGTCACCAGCCATTTCCATAGACCAGAAAACGACCAGTCGGAATCCTCGTTCAACCGTAGGGACTGTTACGGAGATCTATGATTATTTAAGGCTGTTATTTGCACGGGTCGGCAGGCCGACCTGTCCGATCCATAATATTGAAATCACCTCACAAACGATCGAACAAATGGTGGACCGCATTCTTGATTACCCTGAGCGAACCAAGCTTCAAGTATTGGCACCGCTAGTCTCAGGCAGAAAAGGGACACATGCGAAGGTTTTGGAGGAAGTTAAGAAACAAGGATATGTCCGCATTCGTGTGAACGGGGAAATGCATGATCTCAGCGATGAGATCACTCTCGAAAAAAATAAAAAACATTCGATTGAAGTCATCATAGACCGGATCGTCATTAAAGAGGGTATCATGGCCAGGCTTGCAGATTCATTGGAAAGTGCTTTGCAGCTTGGCGAAGGCAAAGTCATCATTGACGTCATGGGTGAGGAAGAGCTGCTGTTCAGTGAACATCATGCTTGTCCATACTGCGGATTTTCGATTGAAGAGTTAGAGCCTAGAATGTTTTCCTTCAATAGTCCGTTTGGGGCCTGCCCGGATTGTGATGGCTTGGGGGCAAGGCTTGAGGTGGACCGTGATCTGGTCATCCCCAATAACGAATTAAGCCTCCGTCAACATGCAATTGCGCCATGGGAGCCGACGAGTTCTCAATATTATCCTCAGCTCCTTGAAGCGGTGGCAAACCATTATGGGATAGATATGGATGTGCCCGTTAAAGATTTACCGGAAGAGAAGATGGATAAGGTCTTGCTTGGTTCAGGTAAAGATAAGATATATTTCCGGTATAAAAATGATTTTGGAAGAGTGCAAGAAGGATATATTCCTTTTGAAGGAGTTTTAAGAAACATCGAAAGGCGCTTCAAGGAGACGAGTTCTGACTTTATTCGTGAGCAAATGCAGAAATACATGTCAGAACATCACTGTCCTAGCTGTAAGGGTCATCGATTGAAAAAAGAGAGTCTTTCCGTGCTCATTCAAGGTGTCCATATAAGTGAAACGACAGCTTTATCAGTGGAGGATGCGTTAGTATTTTTCGATAAGCTTGATTTGACTGAAAAAGAAGCTGCAATTGCGAGATTGATTTTACGTGAAATTCGTGAGCGGCTTGGTTTCCTGGCTAATGTAGGTTTGGAATATTTGACGTTGAGCAGGGCAGCGGGAACATTATCAGGCGGTGAAGCGCAGCGTATAAGATTGGCGACACAGATCGGTTCCCGATTGACGGGAGTCCTATATATTTTGGATGAACCTTCAATAGGGCTGCATCAGAGGGATAACGATCGATTGATCGAAACATTGAAGAATATGCGCGAAATCGGCAACACACTCATTGTTGTCGAGCATGATGAAGATACGATGATTGCTGCGGATTATTTGATCGATGTTGGTCCTGGAGCAGGAGCGCATGGAGGGGAAATAGTGGCCGCTGGAACTCCGGAAGAGGTCATGAATAATCCTAAATCCTTAACGGGGCAATATTTAGCAGGGAAGAAATTCATTCCATTGCCATTGGAACGCCGGAAAAATGATGGCCGTGTCATTGAGATAAAAGGTGCCAAGGAAAATAATTTAAAAAACGTTAATGTGAAATTCCCGCTTGGGGTCTTTACAGCCGTAACGGGAGTCTCGGGATCAGGGAAAAGTACATTGGTGAATGAGATCCTCCATAAGTCATTGGCTCAAAAGCTGAACCGGGCAAAAGCCAGACCAGGCGATTTCCGTGAAATCAAGGGGATTGAGCATTTAGATAAAGTCATTGATATTGACCAATCACCAATCGGCAGGACCCCACGATCCAATCCAGCTACCTATACGGGTGTATTCGATGATGTTCGTGACGTGTTTGCCTCGACTAATGAAGCTAAGATCCGCGGTTATAAAAAAGGAAGGTTCAGTTTCAATGTGAAGGGCGGACGCTGTGAGGCATGCCGTGGTGATGGCATTATCAAGATTGAAATGCATTTTCTCCCAGATGTCTATGTCCCATGTGAAATCTGTCATGGTAAACGTTATAACCGGGAAACTCTAGAAGTGAAATATAAAGGGAAAAACATATCCGACATTCTCGATATGACAGTCGAGGAAGGCGTTAGTTTCTTTGAAAATATCCCAAAAATCAAACGGAAGCTACAAACGATTTATGACGTTGGTTTGGGTTATATCAAGCTCGGACAGCCTGCCACCACTTTATCAGGCGGTGAAGCGCAAAGGGTGAAACTTGCTTCTGAATTGCATCGCCGATCCACTGGGCGCTCCTTCTATATCTTGGATGAACCAACTACCGGTCTACATGTCCACGATATAGCAAGGCTGCTCCAGGTTCTGCAGCGGCTGGTTGACAATGGGGATACCGTTTTGGTGATCGAGCATAATCTGGATGTCATCAAGACGGCGGACCATATTATTGACCTGGGACCGGAAGGCGGAGATAAGGGCGGTACGATCGTCACTTATGGAACACCTGAAAAAATATGTGAAGTTTCCGAATCGTACACGGGAAAATACTTAAAACCTGTACTTACCCGTGATCAAATCCGCATGGAAAATTGGATTGAAGAAAAAGAAACGGAGCATGAACATGCTTAA
- the uvrB gene encoding excinuclease ABC subunit UvrB, whose translation MKDKFELVSKYSPQGDQPAAIEMLVEGIKEGKEMQTLLGATGTGKTFTVSNVIQRINKPTLVIAHNKTLAGQLYSEFKEFFPNNAVEYFVSYYDYYQPEAYVPSTDTFIEKDASINDEIDKLRHSATSSLFERKDVIIIASVSCIYGLGSPEEYREMVVSLRTGMEIDRNALLHRLVDIQYERNDIAFQRGTFRVRGDVVEIFPASRDEHCVRVEFFGDEIDRIREVDALTGEITGERDHIAIFPASHFVTREEKMRIAIQNIETELEERLKELREDEKLLEAQRLEQRTRYDLEMMREMGFCSGIENYSRHLTLRPSGATPYTLIDYFPEDFLLVVDESHVTLSQIRGMFNGDQARKQVLVDHGFRLPSAKDNRPLRFEEFEKKVHQSIFVSATPGPYELEHTPEMVQQIIRPTGLLDPTVEVRPIEGQIDDLIGEIQERVKKNERVLITTLTKKMSEDLTDYLKEIGIKVQYLHSEVKTLERIEIIRELRMGKYDVLVGINLLREGLDIPEVSLVTILDADKEGFLRSERSLIQTMGRAARNANGHVIMYADRITNSMELAINETRRRREIQENYNKEHGIMPQTIQKDIRDSIRATHVAEEGEEYKEDLAPSLAKLPKKERLKVMASMEKEMKEAAKALDFERAAELRDLLLELKAEG comes from the coding sequence GTGAAGGATAAGTTTGAGTTAGTCTCAAAATACTCTCCTCAAGGAGATCAGCCGGCAGCAATTGAAATGCTGGTCGAAGGGATTAAGGAAGGCAAGGAAATGCAGACGTTATTGGGGGCAACGGGGACAGGGAAAACGTTCACCGTTTCCAATGTGATTCAAAGAATCAATAAACCGACTCTTGTCATTGCCCACAATAAAACGTTGGCAGGGCAGCTTTATAGTGAGTTCAAAGAGTTCTTCCCTAATAATGCCGTTGAGTACTTCGTTAGCTATTATGATTACTACCAGCCAGAGGCTTATGTTCCATCCACGGATACATTCATCGAAAAAGATGCAAGCATCAATGATGAAATCGATAAACTGCGTCACTCGGCAACCTCGTCCTTGTTTGAAAGGAAAGATGTCATCATCATTGCCAGTGTTTCGTGCATATATGGACTCGGTTCTCCTGAAGAGTACCGGGAGATGGTCGTTTCCCTCCGAACAGGAATGGAGATAGACCGGAATGCCTTGCTGCACAGACTCGTGGATATTCAATATGAACGTAATGATATTGCTTTCCAACGGGGGACCTTCCGCGTTCGCGGCGACGTGGTCGAAATTTTCCCGGCCTCACGTGATGAACATTGCGTACGGGTAGAGTTTTTCGGGGATGAGATTGACCGTATTCGTGAAGTCGATGCCCTGACTGGCGAAATTACCGGTGAACGAGATCATATCGCCATTTTCCCGGCTTCCCACTTCGTAACCCGCGAAGAGAAAATGCGGATAGCCATTCAAAATATCGAAACGGAACTGGAAGAGCGATTGAAGGAATTAAGGGAAGATGAAAAACTCCTTGAAGCGCAGCGCTTGGAGCAGCGGACCCGTTATGATCTGGAAATGATGCGGGAAATGGGCTTTTGTTCAGGGATCGAGAACTATTCCCGCCATTTAACCCTTCGTCCCTCAGGTGCAACACCATACACTTTAATAGATTACTTTCCAGAGGACTTCCTATTGGTTGTGGATGAATCACACGTAACCCTTTCGCAGATCCGCGGAATGTTCAATGGAGATCAGGCGCGTAAGCAAGTGCTCGTCGATCATGGCTTCCGTCTGCCGTCTGCGAAAGATAACCGGCCGCTAAGGTTTGAAGAATTTGAAAAAAAGGTCCATCAATCCATATTCGTTTCGGCAACTCCGGGACCATATGAACTCGAACATACGCCAGAAATGGTTCAGCAGATCATCCGTCCTACCGGATTGCTGGATCCGACGGTGGAAGTGCGGCCGATTGAAGGGCAAATAGATGACCTGATCGGTGAAATACAGGAGCGCGTCAAAAAGAACGAGCGTGTGCTCATAACGACCTTGACGAAAAAGATGTCTGAGGATTTAACTGATTATTTAAAGGAAATCGGCATCAAGGTCCAATATCTTCATTCGGAAGTGAAGACCTTGGAAAGGATAGAAATCATCCGGGAACTTCGAATGGGCAAATATGATGTTCTTGTTGGGATAAATCTTTTAAGGGAAGGCCTCGATATTCCGGAAGTGTCGTTAGTGACCATTCTGGATGCCGATAAAGAAGGTTTCCTTCGCTCGGAACGTTCGCTTATTCAAACGATGGGCCGTGCAGCCCGTAATGCCAACGGCCACGTCATCATGTATGCAGACCGCATCACGAATTCGATGGAACTTGCCATCAATGAAACGAGGCGGCGCCGTGAAATTCAGGAAAATTATAATAAAGAGCATGGAATAATGCCTCAAACCATTCAAAAGGATATCCGCGACTCCATAAGGGCGACTCATGTAGCCGAAGAAGGCGAAGAGTATAAGGAAGATCTTGCACCAAGCCTTGCGAAGCTCCCTAAAAAAGAGCGTTTAAAAGTGATGGCAAGCATGGAAAAAGAAATGAAGGAAGCGGCAAAGGCACTGGACTTCGAGCGAGCTGCCGAGCTGCGTGATTTATTACTAGAGTTAAAAGCGGAAGGGTGA
- a CDS encoding catalase: MFLSDKSKKTNDESKETLTNRQGHPVTNNQSIRTVGNRGPSTLENYDFLEKISHFDRERIPERVVHARGAGAHGYFVPTGKAGDEPISKYTRAKVFQEEGKKTPVFVRFSSVIHGGTSPETLRDPRGFAVKFYTEDGNWDLVGNNLKIFFIRDAMKFPDLIHAFKPDPVTNIQDGRRIFDFCASSPETFHMVTFVFSPWGIPANYRMMQGSGVNTYKWVNEEGKAVLVKYHWEPKQGIKNLTQQEANEIQATNFNHATQDLYEAIERGDYPEWDLNVQIMSDDDHPELDFDPLDDTKIWPKDEFPWLHVGTMVLNKNPEDYFTEVEQVAFGTGVLVDGLDFSDDKMLQGRTFSYSDTQRHRVGANYLQLPINAPKKRTATNQTGGQMQYEVGRGSQSPHINYEPSTVGGLKEAKQTGKEYTPMVEGKLVRETIDRQNNTKQAGETFREFEDWEKDDLISNLVAALAPADKRIQEKMIALAEEADEEYGRRLKEGLASASEHTESSKPLGGTDNPEDAVSKGHEADPY, encoded by the coding sequence ATTTTTTTGTCTGATAAATCTAAAAAAACAAATGATGAATCGAAAGAAACATTAACGAACAGGCAAGGGCACCCGGTAACGAATAACCAGAGTATTAGAACTGTAGGGAACAGAGGACCTAGTACACTTGAGAACTATGATTTCCTGGAAAAAATCAGCCACTTCGATAGGGAGCGCATTCCTGAACGGGTCGTGCATGCCCGTGGTGCAGGTGCACATGGTTATTTTGTTCCGACCGGTAAAGCGGGGGACGAGCCTATTTCAAAATATACGAGAGCGAAGGTTTTTCAGGAAGAAGGTAAAAAAACCCCGGTATTCGTGAGATTCTCATCTGTTATTCATGGGGGGACGTCCCCGGAAACGTTACGTGATCCCAGGGGATTTGCCGTTAAATTTTATACGGAAGATGGCAACTGGGATCTTGTAGGCAATAACTTGAAAATTTTCTTCATCCGTGATGCCATGAAATTCCCGGATTTGATTCATGCCTTCAAACCGGATCCGGTCACGAATATTCAGGACGGCAGGAGGATTTTTGATTTTTGTGCGAGTTCGCCTGAAACATTCCATATGGTTACCTTTGTGTTTTCCCCATGGGGCATACCAGCTAACTACCGCATGATGCAGGGGTCAGGGGTCAATACTTATAAATGGGTGAATGAGGAAGGGAAAGCAGTGCTTGTCAAGTATCATTGGGAACCGAAACAAGGGATCAAGAACCTGACACAGCAAGAGGCCAATGAAATTCAAGCTACGAATTTCAATCATGCCACACAGGATCTATATGAAGCGATCGAACGCGGAGACTATCCTGAATGGGATCTCAACGTACAAATCATGAGTGATGATGATCATCCTGAGTTGGATTTTGATCCGCTGGATGATACGAAGATCTGGCCGAAAGATGAGTTCCCTTGGCTGCATGTCGGTACGATGGTATTGAATAAAAACCCTGAAGACTATTTCACTGAAGTCGAACAGGTTGCATTCGGCACAGGTGTACTAGTGGATGGGCTGGACTTTTCTGATGACAAGATGTTACAGGGACGTACATTCTCTTATTCCGATACACAACGTCACCGTGTTGGTGCGAATTATCTGCAATTGCCGATCAATGCTCCGAAGAAACGAACAGCCACGAATCAGACTGGCGGACAGATGCAATATGAAGTTGGCAGAGGCAGCCAAAGCCCCCACATCAACTACGAACCATCAACTGTCGGCGGCTTGAAAGAAGCTAAGCAGACGGGCAAGGAGTATACACCTATGGTGGAAGGGAAACTTGTTCGTGAGACAATCGATCGCCAAAACAATACGAAACAGGCCGGGGAAACATTCCGTGAATTCGAGGATTGGGAAAAGGACGATTTAATTTCCAATTTAGTGGCGGCATTGGCTCCTGCCGACAAGCGGATTCAGGAAAAAATGATAGCACTTGCCGAAGAGGCCGATGAAGAGTATGGCCGCAGATTGAAAGAGGGACTGGCCTCGGCTTCTGAACATACGGAATCTTCAAAACCACTTGGTGGGACGGATAACCCTGAGGACGCCGTTAGTAAAGGACATGAAGCGGATCCATATTGA
- a CDS encoding CsbA family protein, whose amino-acid sequence MIKFLSALFLPCLLVMLFSRVTYNNVVGLVLTVALITASAYKGYTHTNLLIIVDALSLTVGFWLSKRMMKRTSKSA is encoded by the coding sequence ATGATTAAATTTCTTTCTGCCCTTTTCCTTCCTTGTCTACTTGTCATGCTATTTTCAAGAGTCACCTATAACAATGTCGTGGGCCTTGTTTTAACTGTTGCCTTGATTACAGCTTCCGCATATAAAGGTTATACGCATACAAACTTATTGATCATCGTCGATGCCTTATCCCTGACAGTGGGATTTTGGTTATCAAAAAGAATGATGAAACGTACATCCAAGAGCGCCTGA
- a CDS encoding DUF4097 family beta strand repeat-containing protein — protein MQEERKKILEMIQDGKLSAEEAMGLLEELDKASQESEAKEQKLQNELSTVVVDKKSEGSTQDTFKKNIQSSKEKIIDFVESAFKKIKETDLDFNFGKSVEVSHIFQHDHDFLDEVDVDIANGKIKIAAWDHNDVRVECQAKVYRVEEIEEARKNFLEEVDFTIENGKLKFKVREKSIKVDTIMYIPRKEYEDIHVRMFNGAITTESLKSEKLKAKTANGAIHIMQGTGDFCELETGNGMITISDTNFNDLEAETLNGAINADGYFKKLDVQTFNGEIICTNSGMDCDSIHAKSVTGKVQLTLPPGKAIEGELKSNLGSFNVTLEGMTIIEEKSDVVQKVLKFKTVKEVVPVLHVFAETKTAAITVS, from the coding sequence ATGCAGGAGGAAAGAAAGAAGATTTTAGAAATGATTCAGGATGGAAAATTATCAGCGGAAGAAGCCATGGGCCTTTTGGAAGAATTAGATAAAGCCAGTCAGGAAAGTGAAGCTAAGGAGCAGAAATTGCAAAACGAATTATCGACGGTAGTCGTGGATAAGAAAAGCGAAGGAAGCACTCAGGATACGTTTAAAAAGAATATCCAGTCATCGAAAGAAAAGATTATTGATTTCGTTGAAAGTGCTTTTAAGAAAATCAAAGAAACGGATCTTGATTTCAATTTCGGGAAATCTGTGGAGGTCAGTCATATTTTCCAGCATGATCATGATTTCCTGGATGAGGTTGATGTAGATATAGCAAATGGGAAAATAAAAATCGCCGCATGGGACCATAATGATGTCCGGGTTGAGTGCCAAGCTAAGGTATACCGTGTGGAAGAAATAGAAGAAGCCAGGAAAAACTTTTTGGAAGAAGTCGATTTCACGATTGAAAATGGAAAATTGAAGTTCAAGGTTCGTGAAAAATCCATAAAGGTTGATACGATCATGTACATTCCAAGGAAGGAATATGAGGACATTCATGTAAGGATGTTCAATGGCGCAATCACGACTGAATCACTGAAATCAGAGAAGCTTAAAGCGAAAACGGCGAATGGTGCCATTCATATCATGCAGGGTACGGGTGATTTCTGTGAGCTTGAAACAGGTAATGGGATGATCACCATTTCAGATACCAACTTTAATGACTTGGAAGCCGAGACCCTGAATGGAGCGATTAATGCCGATGGATACTTCAAGAAATTGGATGTCCAAACGTTCAATGGGGAAATCATCTGTACGAATTCAGGGATGGATTGCGATTCGATCCATGCTAAGTCAGTCACAGGAAAAGTCCAGCTGACCCTGCCGCCAGGTAAGGCGATCGAAGGAGAATTGAAATCAAATTTAGGAAGCTTTAATGTAACTTTGGAAGGGATGACAATCATCGAAGAGAAAAGTGATGTGGTTCAGAAGGTCCTTAAGTTTAAGACGGTTAAAGAAGTGGTTCCTGTGCTTCATGTTTTTGCAGAAACCAAGACTGCAGCGATAACGGTTTCCTGA